The proteins below are encoded in one region of Campylobacter sp. CNRCH_2014_0184h:
- a CDS encoding YajQ family cyclic di-GMP-binding protein has protein sequence MASEHSFDISGEIDKQELKNALEQAKKELDSRYDLKGIKSEIELNEKESVYKLTCSSEAKLEVLKDIVISKLIKRGINPNGIKELSRESGANFRLNLKVNDAIDTDSAKKINKAIKDSKLKITSSVRGNEIRVVGKQIDDLQSVMKIVKELNLELNLSFKNLK, from the coding sequence ATGGCAAGTGAACATAGTTTTGATATTAGTGGGGAAATTGACAAGCAAGAGTTAAAAAATGCTTTAGAACAAGCTAAAAAAGAGCTTGATAGTAGATATGATTTAAAAGGCATTAAAAGTGAAATAGAGTTAAATGAAAAAGAAAGTGTTTATAAGCTTACTTGCTCTAGTGAAGCAAAGCTTGAAGTGTTAAAAGATATTGTTATTTCAAAGCTTATTAAAAGAGGGATAAACCCTAATGGTATTAAAGAGTTAAGCAGGGAAAGTGGAGCAAATTTTAGACTGAATTTAAAAGTTAATGACGCTATTGATACTGATAGTGCTAAGAAGATTAATAAAGCTATAAAAGATAGTAAGCTAAAGATAACTTCAAGTGTTAGAGGCAATGAAATTCGCGTAGTTGGTAAGCAAATTGATGATTTACAAAGCGTGATGAAAATAGTAAAAGAGTTAAATTTAGAACTTAATCTTAGTTTTAAAAACCTTAAATGA
- a CDS encoding D-2-hydroxyacid dehydrogenase, which yields MKIVCLDTATLGRADLTVFESLGEFVSYDLTSKDEVIARIANAQVVMINKIIIDKKVIDSTNLKLILQLGTGVNNIDVAYANSKGIVVKNAASYSTKSVLSHTFALLFAFLNQIPYYDKWSKEGKWCESKMFCDFSKTLHTLTGKKHGIIGLGAIGKEVAKVSQMFGSKICYYSTSGTNNNDEYEKVSLEELLKTCDVISIHAPLNDKTKNLLSKKELMLLKDEAILINVGRGGIINEVDLAQIMDEKNIRVGLDVLEVEPMVENHPLLGIKNKENLIITPHVAWASEESIQNLVQIVFNNLKEFIENGK from the coding sequence ATGAAAATAGTATGCTTAGATACTGCTACCTTAGGTAGAGCGGATTTAACGGTTTTTGAAAGTCTTGGCGAGTTTGTAAGTTATGACTTAACTTCTAAAGATGAGGTTATTGCAAGAATAGCTAATGCGCAAGTTGTGATGATAAATAAAATCATCATTGATAAAAAAGTGATTGATAGCACCAATCTAAAACTTATTTTACAACTTGGTACAGGGGTAAATAATATAGATGTAGCTTATGCAAATTCTAAAGGTATAGTGGTAAAAAATGCAGCTAGTTATTCTACAAAAAGTGTTTTAAGCCATACATTTGCCTTGCTTTTTGCTTTTTTAAATCAAATTCCATATTATGATAAATGGAGCAAAGAAGGCAAATGGTGTGAGAGTAAAATGTTTTGTGATTTTAGTAAGACTTTGCATACTTTAACTGGTAAAAAACATGGTATTATAGGACTTGGAGCTATAGGTAAGGAAGTAGCTAAGGTTTCTCAAATGTTTGGTTCTAAAATTTGTTATTATTCTACCTCAGGGACTAATAATAATGATGAATATGAAAAAGTAAGCCTTGAAGAGCTTTTAAAAACTTGTGATGTAATTAGCATCCACGCACCTTTGAATGATAAGACAAAAAATTTATTAAGTAAAAAAGAACTAATGCTTTTAAAAGATGAGGCTATCTTGATTAATGTAGGACGTGGTGGGATTATTAATGAAGTAGATTTAGCTCAAATTATGGATGAAAAAAATATTAGAGTAGGGCTTGATGTGCTTGAAGTAGAACCTATGGTTGAAAATCATCCTTTACTTGGTATAAAAAATAAAGAAAATTTAATTATCACTCCACATGTTGCATGGGCTAGTGAAGAATCCATACAAAATTTAGTCCAAATCGTATTTAATAATCTTAAGGAGTTTATAGAAAATGGCAAGTGA
- a CDS encoding glutathionylspermidine synthase family protein, producing MNFLKVNPLEKSYLDQIGFSWHTDNDGSDYLDSNLVCVRENEANAYYEAVNELYDMFVAAAQEVIDNDRFDELGIPFNLVDAIKMSWENDVHWHLYGRFDLAGGLDGKPIKLIEFNADTPTSLFESAILQWAILKQNNLDESSQFNNIYEALKDNFKRLITLEEDVSEFEKYYEGWKILFSSIAGSDEDMITTKLLAHIASEAGFESEFSFIDEVEFSPEGVFKNDVNFEYFFKLIPWESIAIEEGELAMLLTQIMQNQKAIILNPAYTLLFQSKGIMKILWELYPNHPLLLETSDQPLVGKKCVKKPVFGREGANVSIIEANGDVSFETKGDYQNNRFVYQEFAEFNKNENDYYQAGVFFAYEGCGLGFRKGGLVLDNYSKFVGHIVKD from the coding sequence ATGAATTTTTTAAAAGTAAATCCTTTAGAAAAATCATATTTAGATCAAATTGGCTTTTCATGGCATACAGATAATGATGGAAGTGATTATTTAGATTCTAATTTAGTTTGCGTGAGGGAAAATGAAGCAAATGCGTATTATGAAGCAGTGAATGAGCTTTATGATATGTTTGTGGCTGCTGCACAAGAAGTGATTGATAATGATCGTTTTGATGAGCTTGGAATTCCTTTTAATTTGGTTGATGCGATTAAGATGAGTTGGGAAAATGATGTGCATTGGCATTTATATGGTAGATTTGACTTAGCAGGTGGACTTGATGGTAAGCCTATAAAGCTAATAGAATTTAATGCTGATACTCCAACATCTTTATTTGAAAGTGCTATTTTACAATGGGCTATTTTAAAGCAAAATAACCTAGATGAAAGCTCGCAATTTAATAATATATATGAAGCCTTAAAAGATAATTTTAAAAGACTTATCACTTTAGAAGAAGATGTAAGTGAGTTTGAAAAATATTATGAGGGTTGGAAGATATTATTTTCTTCAATTGCAGGCAGTGATGAGGATATGATCACAACCAAACTTTTAGCACACATTGCTAGTGAAGCAGGTTTTGAGAGTGAGTTTTCTTTTATAGATGAAGTAGAATTTTCGCCCGAAGGTGTTTTTAAAAATGATGTAAATTTTGAGTATTTTTTCAAACTCATTCCTTGGGAGAGTATAGCCATAGAAGAGGGTGAGCTTGCTATGCTTTTAACTCAAATCATGCAAAATCAAAAAGCAATCATTTTAAATCCTGCTTATACTTTACTTTTTCAAAGTAAAGGTATAATGAAAATTTTATGGGAGCTTTATCCAAATCATCCTTTATTGCTTGAAACAAGTGATCAACCTTTAGTGGGTAAAAAATGTGTTAAAAAACCTGTTTTTGGTAGAGAAGGAGCCAATGTTTCTATTATAGAAGCTAATGGAGATGTAAGTTTTGAAACAAAGGGAGATTATCAAAATAATCGCTTTGTATATCAAGAATTTGCTGAGTTTAACAAAAATGAAAATGATTATTATCAAGCAGGAGTTTTCTTTGCTTATGAGGGTTGTGGATTAGGTTTTAGAAAAGGTGGTTTGGTGCTTGATAATTATTCTAAATTTGTAGGACATATAGTAAAAGATTAA
- a CDS encoding UPF0323 family lipoprotein: MKHIKTILKLSMISGIAAISGGALSACSNNTNDSNNALSQAANTQGAFVIIEETAPNQYKIKDQFPSDETRVVLKQLDGTERVLSKEEMDKLIQEEAAKIDNGTSNLTNPNNAQMSSGGLSLGETLLASAAGAILGSWIGSKLFNNQNFANQQRGAFSNQSAYQRSVNSFNKASTSATSGSSAKKSGFFGGGSKATSSSSNSFGS, encoded by the coding sequence ATGAAACATATAAAAACTATACTTAAGCTTAGTATGATAAGCGGTATTGCTGCTATAAGTGGCGGTGCTTTAAGTGCGTGTAGCAACAATACAAATGATTCTAATAATGCATTAAGCCAAGCAGCAAATACCCAAGGTGCTTTTGTTATCATTGAAGAAACCGCTCCAAATCAATACAAAATCAAAGATCAATTTCCAAGTGATGAAACTAGGGTGGTTTTAAAACAACTTGATGGCACAGAAAGAGTTTTAAGCAAAGAAGAAATGGATAAATTAATCCAAGAAGAAGCTGCTAAAATAGACAATGGTACTTCAAATTTAACAAATCCAAATAATGCTCAAATGAGTAGCGGAGGACTTTCTTTAGGTGAAACATTGCTTGCAAGTGCAGCTGGTGCTATACTTGGTAGCTGGATAGGTTCAAAGCTTTTTAATAATCAAAATTTTGCAAATCAACAAAGAGGAGCATTTTCAAATCAAAGTGCTTATCAAAGAAGTGTAAATAGCTTTAATAAAGCAAGTACAAGTGCTACTTCAGGCTCAAGTGCGAAAAAATCAGGCTTTTTTGGTGGTGGCTCTAAGGCTACCTCAAGTTCTTCTAACTCTTTTGGATCTTAA
- a CDS encoding LysE family transporter: MFLWILIIHFFGLILPGPDFFLVSSCALREGIKSALKASLGVSLAMSVWIILSILGLSVIFHQFPFLQIVLSSFGACYLLYLSYGIYKNTKIGNIKVQKTHISAFLSGVITNLSNPKVIFYFASVFASFDFAQMRWMLIVLVFVLILETIIYFSLISLLFSKPFMVRIYQKNLKLIDYLSAFIFFAFAVFILSSNLMIMIN, encoded by the coding sequence ATGTTTCTTTGGATTTTAATCATTCATTTTTTTGGACTTATTTTACCAGGACCTGATTTTTTCTTAGTAAGTTCTTGTGCTTTAAGAGAAGGTATTAAAAGTGCTTTAAAAGCAAGTTTGGGTGTGAGTTTGGCCATGAGTGTGTGGATTATACTTTCTATACTTGGTTTGAGTGTGATTTTTCATCAATTTCCATTTTTGCAAATCGTTTTATCAAGCTTTGGAGCTTGCTATCTTTTGTATTTATCTTATGGGATTTATAAAAATACAAAAATAGGTAATATAAAAGTTCAAAAAACTCATATATCTGCATTTTTAAGTGGCGTTATAACAAATTTATCAAATCCAAAAGTTATTTTTTATTTTGCTAGTGTTTTTGCAAGTTTTGATTTTGCTCAAATGCGATGGATGTTGATAGTATTAGTGTTTGTTTTGATCTTAGAAACCATAATTTACTTTTCTTTGATTTCTTTATTATTTTCAAAACCTTTCATGGTAAGAATTTATCAAAAGAATTTAAAACTTATTGATTATTTAAGTGCTTTTATATTTTTTGCTTTTGCTGTATTTATTTTAAGTAGTAATTTAATGATTATGATAAATTAA
- the rpsU gene encoding 30S ribosomal protein S21 produces the protein MPGIKVHPNESFDEAYRKFKKQVDRNLVVTEVRARRFFEPMTEIRKKQKISARKKMLKRLYMLRRYESRL, from the coding sequence GTGCCAGGAATCAAGGTACATCCTAACGAGTCTTTTGATGAAGCGTATAGAAAATTCAAAAAACAAGTAGATAGAAATCTAGTTGTTACTGAAGTTCGCGCAAGAAGATTTTTTGAACCTATGACTGAAATTCGCAAAAAACAAAAAATTTCAGCACGCAAAAAAATGCTTAAAAGACTTTATATGCTTAGACGCTACGAGTCAAGACTCTAA
- the ccoG gene encoding cytochrome c oxidase accessory protein CcoG codes for MSACVTNYTKKRYIAYIVSMVIFIALPFIKINGNHFFLLSFDHKKLNLFFIAFDTQELYLMPFLIMGMFLTILFVTTLAGRIWCAWSCPQTIARVIYRDLLQTKIFKIHKSTANKQKQVDGFFIKKALSIVIFYLFSLLMMSAFLWYFVPPEDFFVYIQNPADHLLLLGILFCASLAFTFDIVYLGEKFCVYVCPYARIQSVMFDNNTVQVIYDDKRGGVIYDGHTKLYQKPPQGECIGCEACVKICPTHIDIRQGMQLECINCLECADACSKIQAKFDRPSLINWTSAKAIETREKVKYFRFRTIGYLVVLCGVFAALVLMGSKKENMLLNINRSSELYQIRKAHDGELIISNAYVFLFQNTDNKAHEYYFDVKLQGIDDGLEIIRPKKPFKLKAGEKDKQIVVLKATKKLADNDRKDTVIPLTIKAYALDDKNIIITRESNFVYPKNSIIEHKKHQ; via the coding sequence ATGAGTGCCTGTGTCACTAATTATACTAAGAAAAGATATATAGCTTATATCGTTTCCATGGTTATTTTCATTGCTTTGCCTTTTATCAAAATCAATGGAAATCATTTCTTTTTATTAAGTTTTGATCATAAAAAACTTAATTTATTTTTTATAGCTTTTGATACCCAAGAGCTTTATTTAATGCCATTTCTTATTATGGGTATGTTTTTAACCATACTTTTTGTTACTACCTTAGCAGGAAGAATTTGGTGTGCATGGAGTTGTCCTCAAACCATTGCTAGGGTTATTTATAGAGATTTATTGCAAACAAAAATATTTAAAATACACAAAAGCACAGCAAACAAACAAAAACAAGTAGATGGATTTTTTATCAAAAAAGCTTTAAGCATTGTGATTTTTTATCTTTTTTCTCTATTAATGATGAGTGCATTTTTATGGTATTTTGTACCACCTGAAGATTTTTTTGTATATATTCAAAACCCTGCTGATCATTTATTGCTTTTGGGAATTTTGTTTTGTGCTTCTTTGGCCTTTACTTTTGATATAGTGTATTTGGGTGAAAAATTTTGTGTTTATGTATGCCCTTATGCAAGAATTCAATCTGTAATGTTTGACAATAATACTGTTCAAGTCATTTATGATGATAAAAGAGGTGGAGTGATTTATGATGGGCATACCAAACTTTATCAAAAACCACCACAAGGTGAATGCATAGGATGTGAAGCCTGTGTAAAAATTTGCCCTACACATATAGATATACGCCAAGGAATGCAACTTGAGTGTATTAATTGTCTTGAGTGTGCTGATGCTTGCTCGAAAATTCAAGCTAAATTTGATCGCCCTAGTTTGATTAATTGGACTAGTGCAAAAGCTATTGAAACAAGAGAGAAGGTAAAATATTTTAGATTTAGAACTATCGGATATTTAGTAGTTTTATGTGGTGTTTTTGCGGCTTTAGTTTTAATGGGAAGCAAAAAAGAAAATATGCTTTTAAATATTAATCGTTCTAGCGAGCTTTATCAAATTAGAAAAGCGCATGATGGAGAATTAATTATTAGCAATGCTTATGTATTTTTATTCCAAAACACTGATAATAAAGCTCATGAGTATTATTTTGATGTGAAATTACAAGGCATTGATGATGGTTTAGAAATCATTAGACCAAAAAAACCTTTTAAATTAAAAGCTGGAGAAAAAGATAAACAAATAGTTGTACTAAAAGCTACTAAAAAACTAGCTGATAATGATAGAAAAGATACAGTGATACCTTTAACTATTAAAGCATATGCGCTTGATGATAAAAATATCATAATCACAAGAGAAAGTAATTTTGTCTATCCTAAAAACTCAATTATAGAGCACAAAAAACACCAATGA
- a CDS encoding TetR/AcrR family transcriptional regulator, with protein sequence MIKKLSSKSQARLEKIKQIAAESFLENGYEATNLKDIIKQAGGSFSCVYEHFKSKEGLFEAVLNDFAENHFLAILKKNMQLSPNANLEEFLYQFAKAYLGIFNDAKTIAIVRLLYSEIYNEKFDFGKWFKGSNRKEVEYVLQKRFEEENNENLAKNAEFLSYTFCAMLRGTFFIQSTFENKVLMSKKEQQNHAKKVVKLFTQGIVNFN encoded by the coding sequence ATGATAAAAAAACTTTCTTCAAAATCTCAAGCAAGGCTTGAAAAAATCAAACAAATTGCTGCGGAGTCGTTTTTAGAAAACGGCTACGAAGCAACTAATCTTAAAGATATTATCAAGCAAGCTGGTGGTTCATTTTCTTGTGTATATGAGCATTTTAAAAGTAAAGAAGGTTTATTTGAAGCGGTTTTAAATGATTTTGCAGAAAATCATTTTCTAGCTATTTTGAAAAAAAATATGCAACTTTCACCCAATGCTAATTTAGAAGAATTTTTATATCAATTTGCTAAAGCTTATTTGGGAATTTTTAATGACGCTAAAACCATAGCTATAGTAAGGCTTTTATATTCTGAAATTTATAATGAAAAATTTGATTTTGGGAAGTGGTTTAAAGGAAGCAATAGAAAAGAAGTAGAATATGTTCTTCAAAAAAGATTTGAAGAAGAAAATAATGAAAATTTAGCCAAAAATGCTGAATTTTTAAGCTATACATTTTGTGCTATGCTTAGGGGAACCTTTTTTATACAAAGTACTTTTGAAAATAAGGTTTTAATGAGTAAAAAAGAGCAACAAAATCATGCAAAAAAAGTTGTTAAGCTTTTTACTCAAGGAATTGTTAATTTTAATTAA
- a CDS encoding efflux RND transporter periplasmic adaptor subunit, which produces MKTKLLTLACASLIFVACSNDKNAQVKQLPPQPVSIMTMQSANLPLEFTYPARLSTELDVVIKPKVSGEIKAKYFKSGQAVKKGDKLFLIEPDKYQATVNMAYGDALVARANFDDAEKNFKRDQILIEKNAISQKEFDASLAKFNSTKANLESARAKLANARLDLKYTVVSAPFDGVLGDALMDVGDYVNASSTELVRITNINPIFADFYISDVDKINMNKNIQSGNWQLENIQVQANVGGELFNGKLYFIDSVIDTRSGGVKAKAIFDNNNSSLMPGSFANVHVGGFVQKDGFEIPQAALLQDDSATYVYTLADGKVVKTIVNVIYQTSDKAIIDKGLKNGDKVILNNFKKIRPGASVSVMENK; this is translated from the coding sequence ATGAAAACAAAACTTTTAACTCTAGCTTGTGCCTCGCTGATATTTGTAGCATGCTCAAATGATAAAAACGCACAAGTTAAACAACTCCCTCCTCAACCTGTAAGTATTATGACTATGCAAAGTGCTAATTTACCTTTAGAATTTACCTATCCTGCAAGATTAAGCACTGAGTTAGATGTGGTGATCAAGCCTAAAGTAAGCGGTGAAATCAAAGCAAAATATTTCAAAAGTGGCCAAGCTGTCAAAAAAGGCGATAAACTTTTTCTTATAGAGCCTGATAAATACCAAGCAACTGTAAATATGGCTTATGGAGATGCTTTAGTCGCAAGAGCAAATTTTGATGATGCTGAAAAAAATTTCAAAAGAGATCAAATTCTAATAGAAAAAAATGCTATTTCACAAAAAGAATTTGATGCAAGTTTGGCTAAATTTAATTCTACCAAGGCTAATTTAGAAAGTGCTAGAGCAAAGCTTGCTAATGCAAGATTGGACTTAAAATACACCGTGGTAAGCGCTCCGTTTGATGGGGTTTTAGGAGATGCGCTAATGGATGTGGGTGATTATGTAAATGCTTCATCAACTGAGCTTGTACGCATTACAAACATTAATCCAATCTTTGCAGACTTTTATATTTCTGATGTAGATAAAATCAATATGAATAAAAATATTCAAAGTGGCAACTGGCAATTAGAAAATATCCAAGTGCAAGCTAATGTTGGCGGTGAGCTTTTCAATGGAAAATTGTATTTTATAGATAGCGTTATAGACACTCGTAGTGGTGGAGTAAAAGCAAAGGCTATTTTTGATAATAATAACTCAAGCTTAATGCCTGGTTCTTTTGCAAATGTTCATGTTGGTGGTTTTGTTCAAAAAGATGGTTTTGAAATTCCTCAAGCTGCACTTTTGCAAGATGATAGTGCTACTTATGTTTATACCTTAGCAGATGGAAAAGTAGTTAAAACTATTGTTAATGTTATCTATCAAACTTCTGATAAAGCAATCATCGACAAGGGCTTAAAAAATGGCGATAAAGTGATTTTAAATAACTTCAAAAAAATCCGACCTGGTGCAAGCGTTAGCGTAATGGAGAATAAATAA
- a CDS encoding efflux RND transporter permease subunit codes for MFSKFFIERPVFASVVAIIISLAGIIGLYSLPVEQYPSLTPPVVKVSANYSGADAQTVAQTVAIPLEDAINGVENMIYMDSTSSSSGDMSLSVYFNIGTDPDQATVDVNNRISAAMAKLPEDVKKTGVSVRKTGSSILEVATLYSPDGSMDSLEVYNYAALNILDDLARVPGVGNAVAIGSRNYSMRIWLNPDLLNKYQVTATDVIAAVSEQNAQYATGKIGQEPVVERSPYVYSVTMQGRLKNTKEFEDIIIRANSDGSFLRLKDVAEVSLGSREYTFNGRLNGNDATPILIFLQTGANAVSTAELVQKKFEELSKSFPEGLAYKVPYDTTIFIKASIKEVVKTFFEALILVVIVMYLFLKNFRSTIIPMIAVPVSILGTFAGLYVLGFSINLLTLFALVLAIGIVVDDAIIVVENIDRIMHEDPNISIKEAAIKAMDEVAAPVVSIVLVLCAVFIPVSFISGFVGEIQRQFAITLAISVTISGFVALTLTPSLCAIFLRRNEGEPFYFVKKFNDIFDWSTEVFGAGVAYILKRTVRFVIIFFLLIGGLYGLFKLVPNSLVPAEDQGNFLTIVNLPAASSLNRTTQSMDAMAEELRKNENITNIVGLIGYDLFTGSLKENAGAMFVNLKDWNDRDTSSFDLTGMYNKQYFLNPNFQTFFVNPPPIQGLSLTGGFEMYAQNRGGKSYDEIQADVNKLVEAANKRPELNNVRTTLDTNFPQLKLEIDRDKVKLYGLNLADVFSTLNATIGTYYVNDFSMLGKNYRVNISAIGDFRNTQNALKNIFVRANDGSMVALDSVLTLHRGVGPDDVKRFNMFPSALVQGDPAPGYTSGQAIDAIAQVAKETLGEDYSIAWAGSAYQEVTSSGAGQVAFVLGLLFVFLILAAQYERWLMPLAVITAVPFAVFGSLLLVWLRGLENDIYFQTGLLLLIGLSAKNAILIVEFAMEEHLKKGKSIFDASISAAKLRFRPIVMTSLAFICGILPLYFAYGAGSASRHAIGTGVIGGMIAASTIAIFFVPLFFYLLESFNKWLDKKRGKINA; via the coding sequence ATGTTTTCTAAATTTTTTATAGAAAGACCTGTATTTGCTTCTGTTGTAGCTATTATCATTTCTTTAGCAGGGATTATAGGGCTTTATTCTTTACCTGTGGAGCAGTACCCTTCTCTAACTCCACCCGTTGTAAAAGTAAGTGCAAATTACTCAGGTGCTGATGCTCAAACAGTGGCTCAAACAGTGGCTATTCCTCTTGAAGACGCAATCAATGGGGTTGAAAATATGATTTATATGGATTCAACTTCAAGCTCTTCAGGCGATATGAGCTTAAGTGTGTATTTTAACATAGGTACAGATCCTGACCAAGCAACAGTTGATGTTAATAATAGAATTTCAGCTGCTATGGCAAAACTACCTGAAGATGTTAAAAAAACTGGTGTTAGTGTAAGAAAAACTGGTTCAAGCATTTTAGAAGTTGCTACTTTGTATTCTCCTGATGGTTCTATGGATTCACTTGAAGTATATAATTACGCTGCATTAAATATCTTAGATGATCTTGCTAGGGTTCCTGGTGTGGGTAATGCTGTAGCTATTGGCTCAAGAAATTATTCTATGAGAATTTGGCTTAATCCTGATTTATTAAACAAATACCAAGTTACTGCAACTGATGTTATCGCTGCAGTTAGTGAGCAAAATGCTCAATATGCTACTGGTAAGATAGGTCAAGAGCCTGTAGTAGAAAGATCTCCTTATGTGTATTCAGTAACTATGCAAGGAAGGTTAAAAAACACCAAAGAATTTGAAGATATTATCATAAGAGCAAATAGCGATGGCTCTTTTTTAAGACTTAAAGATGTGGCTGAAGTTTCTTTGGGCTCAAGAGAATATACATTCAATGGTAGATTAAATGGAAATGATGCAACTCCTATTTTGATTTTCTTACAAACTGGAGCAAATGCAGTAAGTACAGCTGAATTGGTACAGAAAAAATTTGAAGAACTTTCTAAAAGTTTTCCTGAGGGCTTAGCTTATAAAGTGCCTTATGATACAACTATATTTATTAAAGCTTCTATTAAAGAAGTGGTAAAAACTTTTTTTGAAGCACTTATTTTAGTTGTGATTGTAATGTATTTATTCTTAAAAAATTTCCGCTCAACTATCATACCTATGATTGCTGTGCCTGTTTCTATTTTAGGAACTTTTGCAGGATTATATGTCTTAGGTTTTAGTATTAACCTACTTACGCTTTTTGCTTTAGTTTTGGCCATTGGTATTGTTGTTGATGATGCGATTATTGTGGTTGAAAATATCGATAGAATCATGCATGAAGATCCAAATATAAGCATAAAAGAAGCAGCTATTAAAGCCATGGATGAAGTTGCTGCACCTGTTGTATCTATCGTTCTTGTACTTTGTGCAGTATTTATACCTGTTTCATTTATATCTGGCTTTGTGGGAGAAATTCAAAGACAATTTGCTATAACCCTTGCAATTTCAGTTACAATTTCAGGTTTTGTAGCTTTAACTCTAACTCCTTCTTTGTGTGCGATCTTTTTAAGAAGAAATGAAGGTGAACCATTTTATTTTGTGAAAAAATTTAATGATATTTTTGATTGGTCTACTGAAGTTTTTGGAGCCGGAGTAGCTTATATACTTAAAAGAACTGTACGTTTTGTTATAATATTTTTTCTTTTAATAGGTGGTTTATATGGATTATTTAAATTAGTACCAAACTCACTTGTTCCAGCTGAAGATCAAGGAAATTTTTTAACTATTGTTAATCTACCTGCAGCATCTTCTCTTAATAGAACCACTCAATCCATGGATGCTATGGCAGAAGAACTACGCAAAAATGAAAACATAACAAATATTGTAGGTCTTATAGGTTACGATCTTTTCACAGGCTCTTTAAAAGAAAATGCCGGTGCAATGTTTGTGAATTTAAAAGATTGGAACGATAGAGATACTAGTAGTTTTGATTTAACAGGAATGTATAACAAACAATACTTTTTAAATCCAAATTTCCAAACTTTCTTTGTTAATCCACCGCCAATCCAAGGCTTAAGTTTAACTGGTGGTTTTGAAATGTATGCACAAAATCGTGGTGGTAAAAGCTATGATGAAATTCAAGCAGATGTAAATAAATTAGTTGAAGCAGCAAACAAACGTCCTGAGCTTAACAACGTAAGAACAACGCTTGATACTAATTTCCCACAATTAAAATTAGAAATTGATCGTGATAAAGTAAAACTTTATGGTTTAAATTTAGCTGATGTATTTAGTACACTAAATGCTACTATAGGAACTTATTATGTAAATGATTTTTCTATGCTTGGGAAAAATTATCGTGTAAATATTAGTGCCATTGGAGATTTTAGAAATACTCAAAATGCTTTAAAAAACATCTTTGTTAGAGCAAATGATGGTTCTATGGTAGCCCTAGATAGCGTTTTAACGCTTCATAGAGGGGTTGGACCTGATGATGTAAAACGCTTTAATATGTTTCCATCAGCACTAGTGCAAGGCGATCCTGCTCCTGGTTATACTTCAGGACAAGCAATTGATGCTATTGCTCAAGTTGCTAAAGAAACTTTGGGAGAGGATTATTCTATTGCCTGGGCAGGTTCAGCTTATCAAGAAGTCACAAGTAGTGGTGCAGGTCAAGTAGCTTTTGTACTAGGACTCTTATTTGTATTTTTAATCCTAGCAGCTCAGTATGAAAGATGGCTCATGCCTTTAGCGGTAATCACTGCTGTACCTTTTGCGGTATTTGGTTCTTTACTTCTTGTATGGCTTAGAGGCTTAGAAAATGATATATATTTTCAAACAGGGCTTTTACTTTTAATAGGTCTTTCAGCTAAAAACGCCATTTTGATTGTTGAGTTTGCCATGGAAGAACATCTTAAAAAAGGAAAGAGTATTTTTGATGCTTCTATTAGCGCAGCAAAATTAAGATTTAGACCTATTGTAATGACTTCATTAGCATTTATTTGTGGTATTTTACCTTTATACTTTGCTTATGGAGCAGGAAGCGCTAGTCGTCATGCAATAGGCACGGGTGTCATAGGGGGTATGATAGCAGCTTCTACTATAGCCATTTTCTTTGTACCTTTATTTTTCTATTTACTAGAAAGTTTTAATAAATGGCTTGATAAAAAAAGAGGTAAAATCAATGCATAA